In a single window of the Scyliorhinus torazame isolate Kashiwa2021f chromosome 2, sScyTor2.1, whole genome shotgun sequence genome:
- the LOC140391812 gene encoding homeobox protein Hox-D12-like produces the protein MDATSLQYKLTLETPSDETGIRHDAVRPTEMVPVLSTNFGISSTMAPSPLKTISSGKCHGLYSENISTCGSLGSADRETVAMSPAAGQYPTNQFGNDSHISSFTSYRHNLCTRSEYPTNCPIYQHWPLEYPRAVPAQTQTDPSNQGMPAFSHSQYCESPFTGAALNTAMAGVPRHLALGFASQWSTSQNPMHRQRKKRIPYSKQQITELEMAFENNRFLTPEVRLNISFKLGLTERQVKIWFQNQRQKEKKLLRVQQSLKAGYPGL, from the exons ATGGATGCGACCTCCCTGCAGTACAAACTGACGTTAGAGACACCTAGCGATGAAACCGGAATACGGCACGATGCAGTGCGGCCTACGGAAATGGTACCAGTACTTTCCACTAACTTTGGAATTTCTTCTACTATGGCTCCTTCGCCTTTGAAAACGATCTCAAGTGGAAAGTGCCACGGTTTGTACTCCGAAAACATTTCGACTTGTGGATCGCTCGGAAGCGCTGATCGGGAGACAGTTGCGATGTCACCTGCGGCCGGGCAATACCCTACAAACCAGTTTGGAAATGACAGTCATATATCTTCGTTTACTAGCTATCGGCACAACCTGTGCACCAGAAGTGAATACCCTACAAACTGCCCAATTTATCAACATTGGCCTTTAGAATATCCCCGGGCTGTACCTGCCCAGACCCAGACAGACCCCAGCAATCAGGGCATGCCTGCCTTTAGTCATTCTCAGTACTGCGAATCACCGTTTACAGGAGCAGCACTCAATACTGCAATGGCCGGCGTCCCAAGGCATTTAG CTTTGGGATTTGCATCGCAATGGTCGACATCACAGAACCCAATGCACAGACAAAGGAAAAAACGAATTCCTTACAGCAAACAGCAAATCACCGAGCTGGAAATGGCTTTTGAAAATAATCGATTCCTCACTCCTGAAGTCCGATTAAACATTTCGTTCAAGTTGGGTTTAACAGAAAGGCAG GTCAAAATATGGTTTCAGAACCAGCGACAGAAAGAGAAAAAACTTCTCCGTGTACAACAATCGCTAAAGGCAGGTTATCCCGGACTGTGA